A single Phaenicophaeus curvirostris isolate KB17595 chromosome 26, BPBGC_Pcur_1.0, whole genome shotgun sequence DNA region contains:
- the EPOP gene encoding elongin BC and Polycomb repressive complex 2-associated protein, whose product MFLTCEGTFGIVPATMDYNGGAGPGDFHAGYQEIEGINLGYLQINGTQMFALAQVLSDLFKDIPRATISKKMETLKIKSRRCDLQELRTLKAINSVPTRAVKCSLISKADLEALCTSCKSLGPRRRKRKRKSKRREQQQLLLPDPGGLFSRPPPCRAGGCCAPAAPKPRSAPAARLPQPFPGGFPAFPEPPRGRKACGLDARGELFAGVLAGYPRDLALLHPAAAHPAAHPAALAQPGRRKRGPCCAKSFFPVEKGPGPPRKSRSSGFPGSKRQGTSAGYSSDSDSSLDFGGSSPASSSDSSEEEEEEEEEEEEEEEEGDSSCSSEEGSSSESESSSLCSGDSVQSTRYRQAALPRFQPPRDPQGEDPPPPSGTKALRPDPDLLFLSQQLWARTLRASTLESLSSAPSSGSGARELLLYAKQEASPSLSPSSSSSSSSCSPPPSPSSTPGGDPQPKEGGSGDAEPCAQGEDLHKDASNNRASSGPGERAERQNGALTGPAPPQEPVPAQEPAGSPSPAPPGDEEEEEEGEPRREHFDRLIRQSKLWCYAKGFNLDGKSLRHGGGRTEPWKAPQLQSAGSKRAGSPGTLSTKALKGNGSERNAKRRRLARGAEAERQRSSSKARPQKARRRNSKKGNAPCKRLGSSGPTPPRNSFSLMGNFPCIPSLVVGEDGDLRPASSLGVKNSWALSKTHPLWSWHLGGNAIPVPPSLKFRGYSLEEP is encoded by the coding sequence ATGTTCCTGACCTGCGAAGGGACCTTCGGGATTGTTCCAGCCACCATGGATTATAACGGGGGAGCCGGCCCGGGGGATTTTCACGCCGGCTACCAAGAAATCGAAGGGATAAACTTGGGATACTTACAGATCAACGGCACCCAGATGTTCGCTCTGGCCCAGGTCCTCAGCGACCTGTTTAAGGATAtccccagggccaccatcagcAAGAAGATggaaaccttaaagatcaagAGCCGACGCTGCGACCTCCAGGAGCTCCGCACCCTCAAAGCCATCAACTCGGTGCCCACCCGCGCCGTGAAATGCTCCCTCATCTCCAAGGCGGACCTGGAGGCTCTTTGCACCTCCTGCAAGAGCCTCGGCCCCCGccggaggaagaggaagaggaaaagcaagaggagggagcagcagcagctgctgctgccggACCCGGGGGGGCTCTTCTCCCGGCCCCCTCCCTGCCGAGCCGGCGGCTGCTGCGCCCCCGCGGCCCCCAAACCGCGCTCGGCCCCGGCCGCTCGGCTGCCGCAGCCCTTCCCGGGGGGCTTCCccgctttcccggagccccccCGGGGGAGGAAAGCTTGCGGGCTGGATGCTCGAGGGGAGTTGTTCGCCGGGGTCCTCGCCGGGTACCCCCGCGACCTGGCGCTCCTGCATCCCGCGGCCGCGCATCCCGCCGCGCATCCCGCCGCGCTCGCCCAGCCCGGCAGGCGCAAGCGGGGTCCCTGCTGCGCCAAGAGCTTCTTCCCCGTGGAGAAGGGCCCCGGCCCCCCCAGGAAAAGCCGGTCCTCCGGTTTCCCCGGGTCCAAGCGGCAGGGCACCTCCGCCGGCTACTCCAGCGACTCGGATTCCAGCTTGGACTTCGGCgggtccagccctgccagctccaGCGACTCctcggaggaggaggaggaggaggaagaggaggaggaagaggaggaggaggaaggggacagCTCGTGCAGCAGCGAGGAAGGCAGCTCCTCGGAGTCGGAGAGCAGCTCGCTGTGCAGCGGGGACTCGGTGCAGAGCACCCGGTACAGGCAGGCGGCTCTGCCCCGCTTCCagcccccccgggacccccaggGCGAGGACCCCCCACCCCCGAGCGGGACCAAAGCCCTGcgccccgaccccgacctcctcttcctctcgCAGCAGCTCTGGGCCAGGACTTTGCGAGCATCAACTTTGGAAAGTTTGAGCTCGGCTCCATCCTCCGGCTCGGGGGCTCGGGAGCTGCTCCTGTACGCCAAGCAGGAggcctccccttccctttccccttcctcctcctcctcctcctcctcctgctcgccccctccctccccgagCAGCACCCCCGGGGGGGACCCTCAACCAAAGGAGGGGGGCTCGGGGGACGCCGAGCCCTGCGCCCAAGGGGAGGATTTGCACAAAGATGCTTCGAACAATAGAGCCTCGTCAGGCCCCGGGGAGCGAGCCGAGAGGCAAAACGGAGCTTTAACCGGCCCGGCGCCTCCCCAAGAGCCGGTCCCGGCGCAGGAGCCGGCGGGGAGCCCCAGCCCGGCTCCCCCcggggatgaggaggaggaggaggagggcgagCCCCGCAGGGAGCACTTCGACCGGCTGATCCGGCAATCCAAGCTGTGGTGTTATGCCAAAGGCTTCAACCTGGATGGGAAAAGCTTGCGGCACGGGGGGGGGAGGACGGAGCCCTGGAAAGCTCCCCAGCTCCAATCCGCCGGCTCCAAAAGAGCAGGGAGCCCCGGCACCTTGTCAACCAAAGCTTTGAAGGGCAACGGCTCGGAAAGGAATGCCAAGCGCAGACGCCTCGCCAGAGGCGCTGAGGCTGAAAGGCAGCGCAGCTCCTCTAAAGCGAGGCCACAAAAGGCTCGGAGGAGGAATTCCAAAAAGGGAAACGCTCCTTGCAAACGCCTCGGCAGCTCCGGGCCAACCCCGCCTCGGAATTCCTTCAGCCTCATGGGCAActtcccctgcatcccctccctGGTCGTGGGGGAGGATGGGGACCTGCGTCCTGCCTCCTCCCTCGGGGTCAAGAACTCGTGGGCTCTCTCCAAAACTCACCCTCTGTGGAGCTGGCACCTGGGGGGCAACGCCATCCCCGTGCCCCCCAGCCTCAAATTCCGCGGTTATAGCTTGGAAGAGCCCTAA